One window of the Salvia miltiorrhiza cultivar Shanhuang (shh) chromosome 6, IMPLAD_Smil_shh, whole genome shotgun sequence genome contains the following:
- the LOC130987853 gene encoding 2-oxoglutarate-dependent dioxygenase 21, chloroplastic-like isoform X1, with the protein MDEHLETLTDVPTINLSLLHQDPQSRFVVIKKIREACHTYGLFNVINHGIHDSVIEDALNVNARFFEMPLAEKEELFSDDVRKPVRFQHVNRGDYSKDFLKLYAHPLEHFISYWPSFPPDYREKMGIYSTEVRKLCIELFGAIMESLSLDQTHLKQEFKQGFQILGVNCYNRCTESSTKNGTPPHTDHSVITLLLQSAPGLDFMDPEGSWKSIPKLKGSLQVFVGDHLEVISNGFYKSVLHRAINSSNGAARVSIASLHSLGMDEIVEPAAELERDENTRRYRGSSLRDYLEHLASADAGPFIERLKIE; encoded by the exons ATGGATGAGCATTTGGAAACCTTGACGGATGTGCCGACAATCAATCTTTCTCTACTACATCAAGATCCTCAGAGCAGATTTGTGGTTATCAAGAAAATTCGTGAAGCTTGCCACACATATGGACTTTTCAAT GTTATTAATCACGGGATACATGATTCAGTGATAGAAGATGCTTTAAATGTGAATGCCAGATTCTTTGAGATGCCATTAGCAGAAAAAGAGGAGCTCTTTTCAGATGATGTGCGGAAACCAGTGAGATTTCAGCATGTAAATCGTGGAGATTATTCAAAGGATTTCCTCAAGCTCTATGCCCATCCACTTGAACACTTCATCTCATATTGGCCAAGTTTTCCTCCTGACTATAG GGAAAAAATGGGAATTTATTCTACAGAGGTGAGGAAACTATGCATTGAACTATTTGGAGCCATAATGGAGAGCCTAAGCTTGGATCAAACACATCTCAAGCAAGAATTCAAACAAGGCTTTCAAATTCTCGGCGTAAATTGCTATAACCGATGCACGGAATCCAGCACGAAGAACGGCACACCTCCACATACAGATCACAGCGTCATCACTCTCCTCCTGCAGAGTGCCCCGGGGCTCGACTTCATGGATCCCGAGGGGTCGTGGAAGAGTATTCCCAAGCTCAAAGGGTCATTGCAGGTATTTGTTGGAGATCATTTGGAGGTAATAAGCAATGGCTTCTACAAGAGTGTGTTGCATAGAGCAATCAATAGTAGTAATGGTGCTGCTAGGGTTTCGATAGCAAGTTTACATAGCCTGGGAATGGATGAGATAGTTGAGCCTGCTGCAGAGTTAGAGAGAGATGAAAATACAAGAAGGTATAGAGGGAGCAGTCTAAGGGATTATCTCGAGCATCTTGCCTCTGCAGATGCAGGGCCTTTCATTGAGAGACTGAAAATAGAATAG
- the LOC130987853 gene encoding 2-oxoglutarate-dependent dioxygenase 21, chloroplastic-like isoform X2, with translation MCRQSIFLYYIKILRADLWLSRKFVKLATHMDFSIFFEMPLAEKEELFSDDVRKPVRFQHVNRGDYSKDFLKLYAHPLEHFISYWPSFPPDYREKMGIYSTEVRKLCIELFGAIMESLSLDQTHLKQEFKQGFQILGVNCYNRCTESSTKNGTPPHTDHSVITLLLQSAPGLDFMDPEGSWKSIPKLKGSLQVFVGDHLEVISNGFYKSVLHRAINSSNGAARVSIASLHSLGMDEIVEPAAELERDENTRRYRGSSLRDYLEHLASADAGPFIERLKIE, from the exons ATGTGCCGACAATCAATCTTTCTCTACTACATCAAGATCCTCAGAGCAGATTTGTGGTTATCAAGAAAATTCGTGAAGCTTGCCACACATATGGACTTTTCAAT ATTCTTTGAGATGCCATTAGCAGAAAAAGAGGAGCTCTTTTCAGATGATGTGCGGAAACCAGTGAGATTTCAGCATGTAAATCGTGGAGATTATTCAAAGGATTTCCTCAAGCTCTATGCCCATCCACTTGAACACTTCATCTCATATTGGCCAAGTTTTCCTCCTGACTATAG GGAAAAAATGGGAATTTATTCTACAGAGGTGAGGAAACTATGCATTGAACTATTTGGAGCCATAATGGAGAGCCTAAGCTTGGATCAAACACATCTCAAGCAAGAATTCAAACAAGGCTTTCAAATTCTCGGCGTAAATTGCTATAACCGATGCACGGAATCCAGCACGAAGAACGGCACACCTCCACATACAGATCACAGCGTCATCACTCTCCTCCTGCAGAGTGCCCCGGGGCTCGACTTCATGGATCCCGAGGGGTCGTGGAAGAGTATTCCCAAGCTCAAAGGGTCATTGCAGGTATTTGTTGGAGATCATTTGGAGGTAATAAGCAATGGCTTCTACAAGAGTGTGTTGCATAGAGCAATCAATAGTAGTAATGGTGCTGCTAGGGTTTCGATAGCAAGTTTACATAGCCTGGGAATGGATGAGATAGTTGAGCCTGCTGCAGAGTTAGAGAGAGATGAAAATACAAGAAGGTATAGAGGGAGCAGTCTAAGGGATTATCTCGAGCATCTTGCCTCTGCAGATGCAGGGCCTTTCATTGAGAGACTGAAAATAGAATAG
- the LOC130987842 gene encoding leucine--tRNA ligase, cytoplasmic-like isoform X2, which yields MAEETGKSFARRDRLLEIESQVQKWWSEGDVFRADPKDSPPKTGEKFFGNFPFPYMNGHLHLGHAFSLSKLEFAAAYHRLRGANVLLPFGFHCTGMPIKASADKLTREIEKFGNPPVFPVLKEEEISVPEAKPEGESEGGQNQAGGKFKGKKSKTVAKTGVVKYQWEIMQSYGLTDVEIAKFTNPYHWLTFFPPMAIDDLKAFGLGCDWRRTFITTDMNPYFDSFVRWQMRKLKERGKIVKDLRYTIYSPLDGQPCADHDRASGEGVIPQEYTLIKMEVVAPFPPKMSALEGKKVYLAAATLRPETMYGQTNCWVLPDGKYGAFEINDTDVFILTKRAALNLAYQKLSRVHEKPTCLVELTGQDLMGLPLRSPLAYNDVIYTLPMLSVLTDKGTGIVTSVPSDSPDDYMALHDLKAKPAFRAKYGVKDEWVLPFEIIPIIHHPDFGDKSAERICIEKKIKSQNEREKLDEAKKIIYKGGFYEGTMVAGEYAGMKVQEAKSLIRAKLLELGQAVVYSEPEKKVMSRSGDECVVALTDQWYITYGEEEWRKAAEECLAGMNLYSDEARHGFEHTLSWLNQWACSRNFGLGTRIPWDEDFLVESLSDSTLYMAYYTVAHILQGGDMYGGNRSSVKPEQLTDEVWDFVFLSGPYPKSSDLPSSLLNKMKQEFEYWYPFDLRVSGKDLIQNHLTFCIYNHTAIMPKHHWPQGFRCNGHIMLNAEKMSKSTGNFRTVREAIEEFSADATRFSLADAGDGMDDANFVFETANAAILRLTKEIAWMEEVIAAESSLRSGPPAVYADHVFANEINIAAQVTDKNYNECMFREALKSGFYDLQAARDEYRLSCGAGGMNRDLLWRFMDVQTRLIAPICPHYAEYVWKELLKKDGYVVKAGWPKADSPDLTLKKANKYLQDSIVSMRKLLQKQVSGSKKGKASTTAVQNKPTTGLIFVNEQYDGWKKECLNILQRKYDAATGTFAPDQEILAELQKSDVGQAGNFKQIQKLCMPFLRFKKDEVKAVGVHALDLKLPFGEIEVLRENLELIQRQLGLERVEVLSAADADAVARAGGHAAVLSSNPPSPGLPTCIFLN from the coding sequence ATGGCGGAAGAAACTGGAAAAAGCTTTGCTCGGAGGGACCGTCTATTGGAAATCGAATCACAGGTGCAGAAGTGGTGGTCCGAGGGTGATGTGTTTCGGGCTGATCCAAAGGACTCTCCACCCAAAACTGGTGAGAAGTTCTTTGGCAACTTTCCATTTCCTTACATGAACGGACACCTCCACTTGGGCCATGCCTTTTCCCTTTCAAAGCTTGAATTTGCTGCCGCCTATCATAGATTGAGGGGAGCAAATGTGCTTTTGCCTTTTGGTTTCCATTGTACTGGGATGCCCATTAAGGCTTCTGCCGATAAGCTCACTAGGGAGATTGAGAAGTTTGGGAACCCGCCCGTGTTTCCCGTCCTCAAAGAGGAGGAAATTAGTGTACCTGAGGCAAAGCCCGAGGGTGAGAGTGAAGGGGGCCAAAATCAAGCAGGTGGTAAATTTAAGGGTAAGAAATCAAAGACTGTTGCTAAGACTGGTGTTGTGAAGTACCAATGGGAGATTATGCAGAGCTATGGTCTGACAGATGTGGAGATAGCCAAGTTCACAAACCCATATCATTGGCTGACCTTTTTTCCCCCTATGGCTATAGATGATCTGAAGGCTTTTGGGTTGGGATGTGATTGGAGGCGCACATTTATCACTACTGATATGAATCCGTATTTTGACTCATTTGTTAGGTGGCAGATGAGGAAATTGAAAGAAAGAGGTAAGATTGTAAAGGACTTGAGATATACTATATATTCACCATTGGATGGTCAGCCCTGTGCCGATCATGATCGAGCTTCTGGGGAAGGTGTCATCCCGCAGGAGTATACTCTCATAAAAATGGAAGTTGTTGCGCCTTTCCCACCTAAGATGAGTGCCCTGGAGGGGAAAAAGGTGTACCTTGCTGCCGCAACTTTGAGACCAGAGACGATGTACGGGCAAACAAATTGTTGGGTGTTGCCGGATGGAAAGTATGGGGCCTTTGAGATTAATGACACCGACGTGTTTATTTTGACAAAAAGAGCCGCCCTGAATTTGGCTTATCAGAAACTGTCTCGTGTTCATGAGAAACCTACTTGCTTGGTTGAGTTGACTGGTCAAGATCTTATGGGTTTACCTTTGAGATCCCCGTTAGCATATAATGATGTTATATACACTCTACCCATGTTATCAGTGCTTACGGACAAGGGTACTGGAATTGTCACTAGTGTTCCAAGTGATTCTCCTGATGATTACATGGCTCTCCATGATTTGAAAGCAAAACCGGCATTCAGAGCCAAATATGGGGTGAAGGATGAGTGGGTTTTGCCATTTGAGATCATACCGATCATCCATCATCCTGATTTCGGTGACAAGTCTGCTGAGAGGATATGCATTGAGAAAAAGATTAAAAGCCAGAACGAGagagagaagcttgatgaggccaagaaaataatttacaagGGAGGGTTCTATGAAGGAACCATGGTTGCCGGAGAGTATGCTGGAATGAAAGTTCAAGAGGCTAAAAGTTTGATTAGGGCTAAGCTTCTGGAGCTGGGGCAAGCTGTGGTCTACAGTGAGCCTGAAAAGAAAGTCATGTCAAGATCCGGGGATGAGTGTGTTGTTGCGTTGACTGATCAGTGGTACATCACTTATGGAGAAGAAGAGTGGAGGAAGGCTGCAGAGGAATGCTTGGCTGGGATGAATCTTTACTCAGATGAGGCACGTCACGGCTTTGAACACACCTTGAGCTGGTTGAATCAGTGGGCATGCTCACGAAATTTTGGGCTTGGAACTCGTATTCCTTGGGACGAGGATTTTCTGGTGGAATCTCTGTCCGATTCTACTCTTTATATGGCTTATTACACGGTTGCTCATATTCTTCAGGGAGGTGATATGTACGGAGGTAACCGGTCTTCAGTGAAGCCAGAGCAGCTGACTGACGAGGTGTGGGATTTCGTGTTTCTTAGCGGTCCTTATCCTAAATCCTCAGATCTGCCTTCGTCTCTTCTCAATAAGATGAAGCAAGAATTTGAGTATTGGTATCCGTTTGATCTTAGAGTTTCCGGGAAGGATCTCATTCAGAATCATTTGACCTTCTGTATTTATAATCACACTGCAATCATGCCCAAGCATCATTGGCCTCAGGGGTTCAGATGCAACGGTCACATTATGCTGAATGCTGAGAAAATGTCAAAGTCGACCGGGAATTTCAGGACAGTTCGTGAAGCTATTGAAGAGTTTTCAGCTGATGCCACGAGGTTCTCGCTTGCAGATGCAGGTGACGGGATGGATGATGCTAACTTTGTCTTTGAGACGGCAAATGCTGCAATTCTACGTCTGACAAAAGAGATTGCGTGGATGGAGGAAGTCATTGCTGCAGAATCATCTTTGCGAAGTGGCCCACCTGCTGTATATGCCGATCATGTCTTTGCTAATGAAATAAATATAGCAGCGCAGGTGACAGATAAGAACTACAACGAGTGCATGTTTCGGGAAGCTCTGAAGAGTGGCTTCTACGATCTTCAGGCTGCGAGGGACGAGTATCGGCTCTCTTGTGGGGCAGGAGGAATGAACCGTGATTTATTGTGGCGATTTATGGATGTCCAGACACGTCTTATTGCCCCAATTTGCCCGCATTATGCTGAATACGTCTGGAAGGAGCTTCTGAAGAAGGATGGGTATGTGGTAAAAGCCGGGTGGCCTAAGGCCGATTCACCCGATCTCACCCTaaagaaagcaaataaataTTTGCAGGATTCGATTGTTTCCATGAGGAAGCTTTTGCAGAAGCAGGTTTCTGGTTCAAAGAAGGGTAAAGCTAGCACGACGGCTGTTCAGAATAAGCCCACAACCGGCTTGATATTTGTAAACGAGCAGTATGATGGGTGGAAAAAGGAATGCTTGAACATACTCCAGAGGAAATATGATGCTGCAACGGGCACCTTTGCGCCCGACCAAGAGATCCTCGCTGAATTACAAAAAAGCGACGTTGGCCAGGCGGGCAATTTCAAGCAAATACAGAAGCTCTGTATGCCGTTCTTGAGGTTCAAGAAGGATGAAGTCAAGGCTGTTGGTGTTCACGCATTGGATCTGAAGCTTCCCTTTGGCGAGATTGAGGTTCTGCGGGAGAATCTTGAACTGATTCAGCGACAGCTGGGGCTTGAACGCGTGGAAGTCTTGTCTGCCGCGGATGCTGATGCCGTTGCTCGTGCTGGGGGCCATGCGGCTGTTTTGAGTTCCAACCCGCCATCGCCGGGACTCCCTACTTGCATCTTTCTCAACTGA
- the LOC130987842 gene encoding leucine--tRNA ligase, cytoplasmic-like isoform X1, giving the protein MYVHTHQNPISLLCVSACYFSYLRPSTVASRFLLRRFALRRSISPFSVYFPISHFIPSKSSFCVLAGKDMAEETGKSFARRDRLLEIESQVQKWWSEGDVFRADPKDSPPKTGEKFFGNFPFPYMNGHLHLGHAFSLSKLEFAAAYHRLRGANVLLPFGFHCTGMPIKASADKLTREIEKFGNPPVFPVLKEEEISVPEAKPEGESEGGQNQAGGKFKGKKSKTVAKTGVVKYQWEIMQSYGLTDVEIAKFTNPYHWLTFFPPMAIDDLKAFGLGCDWRRTFITTDMNPYFDSFVRWQMRKLKERGKIVKDLRYTIYSPLDGQPCADHDRASGEGVIPQEYTLIKMEVVAPFPPKMSALEGKKVYLAAATLRPETMYGQTNCWVLPDGKYGAFEINDTDVFILTKRAALNLAYQKLSRVHEKPTCLVELTGQDLMGLPLRSPLAYNDVIYTLPMLSVLTDKGTGIVTSVPSDSPDDYMALHDLKAKPAFRAKYGVKDEWVLPFEIIPIIHHPDFGDKSAERICIEKKIKSQNEREKLDEAKKIIYKGGFYEGTMVAGEYAGMKVQEAKSLIRAKLLELGQAVVYSEPEKKVMSRSGDECVVALTDQWYITYGEEEWRKAAEECLAGMNLYSDEARHGFEHTLSWLNQWACSRNFGLGTRIPWDEDFLVESLSDSTLYMAYYTVAHILQGGDMYGGNRSSVKPEQLTDEVWDFVFLSGPYPKSSDLPSSLLNKMKQEFEYWYPFDLRVSGKDLIQNHLTFCIYNHTAIMPKHHWPQGFRCNGHIMLNAEKMSKSTGNFRTVREAIEEFSADATRFSLADAGDGMDDANFVFETANAAILRLTKEIAWMEEVIAAESSLRSGPPAVYADHVFANEINIAAQVTDKNYNECMFREALKSGFYDLQAARDEYRLSCGAGGMNRDLLWRFMDVQTRLIAPICPHYAEYVWKELLKKDGYVVKAGWPKADSPDLTLKKANKYLQDSIVSMRKLLQKQVSGSKKGKASTTAVQNKPTTGLIFVNEQYDGWKKECLNILQRKYDAATGTFAPDQEILAELQKSDVGQAGNFKQIQKLCMPFLRFKKDEVKAVGVHALDLKLPFGEIEVLRENLELIQRQLGLERVEVLSAADADAVARAGGHAAVLSSNPPSPGLPTCIFLN; this is encoded by the exons ATGTATGTACACACTCATCAAAACCCTATTTCGTTACTCTGCGTTTCAGCCTGCTACTTTTCTTATCTCCGCCCTTCAACTGTGGCGTCTCGTTTCTTATTGAGACGATTTGCTCTTCGTCGCTCCATCTCCCCCTTTTCTGTTTATTTTCCAATTTCACACTTCATTCCCAGCAAATCCAG TTTTTGTGTGCTAGCCGGAAAGGATATGGCGGAAGAAACTGGAAAAAGCTTTGCTCGGAGGGACCGTCTATTGGAAATCGAATCACAGGTGCAGAAGTGGTGGTCCGAGGGTGATGTGTTTCGGGCTGATCCAAAGGACTCTCCACCCAAAACTGGTGAGAAGTTCTTTGGCAACTTTCCATTTCCTTACATGAACGGACACCTCCACTTGGGCCATGCCTTTTCCCTTTCAAAGCTTGAATTTGCTGCCGCCTATCATAGATTGAGGGGAGCAAATGTGCTTTTGCCTTTTGGTTTCCATTGTACTGGGATGCCCATTAAGGCTTCTGCCGATAAGCTCACTAGGGAGATTGAGAAGTTTGGGAACCCGCCCGTGTTTCCCGTCCTCAAAGAGGAGGAAATTAGTGTACCTGAGGCAAAGCCCGAGGGTGAGAGTGAAGGGGGCCAAAATCAAGCAGGTGGTAAATTTAAGGGTAAGAAATCAAAGACTGTTGCTAAGACTGGTGTTGTGAAGTACCAATGGGAGATTATGCAGAGCTATGGTCTGACAGATGTGGAGATAGCCAAGTTCACAAACCCATATCATTGGCTGACCTTTTTTCCCCCTATGGCTATAGATGATCTGAAGGCTTTTGGGTTGGGATGTGATTGGAGGCGCACATTTATCACTACTGATATGAATCCGTATTTTGACTCATTTGTTAGGTGGCAGATGAGGAAATTGAAAGAAAGAGGTAAGATTGTAAAGGACTTGAGATATACTATATATTCACCATTGGATGGTCAGCCCTGTGCCGATCATGATCGAGCTTCTGGGGAAGGTGTCATCCCGCAGGAGTATACTCTCATAAAAATGGAAGTTGTTGCGCCTTTCCCACCTAAGATGAGTGCCCTGGAGGGGAAAAAGGTGTACCTTGCTGCCGCAACTTTGAGACCAGAGACGATGTACGGGCAAACAAATTGTTGGGTGTTGCCGGATGGAAAGTATGGGGCCTTTGAGATTAATGACACCGACGTGTTTATTTTGACAAAAAGAGCCGCCCTGAATTTGGCTTATCAGAAACTGTCTCGTGTTCATGAGAAACCTACTTGCTTGGTTGAGTTGACTGGTCAAGATCTTATGGGTTTACCTTTGAGATCCCCGTTAGCATATAATGATGTTATATACACTCTACCCATGTTATCAGTGCTTACGGACAAGGGTACTGGAATTGTCACTAGTGTTCCAAGTGATTCTCCTGATGATTACATGGCTCTCCATGATTTGAAAGCAAAACCGGCATTCAGAGCCAAATATGGGGTGAAGGATGAGTGGGTTTTGCCATTTGAGATCATACCGATCATCCATCATCCTGATTTCGGTGACAAGTCTGCTGAGAGGATATGCATTGAGAAAAAGATTAAAAGCCAGAACGAGagagagaagcttgatgaggccaagaaaataatttacaagGGAGGGTTCTATGAAGGAACCATGGTTGCCGGAGAGTATGCTGGAATGAAAGTTCAAGAGGCTAAAAGTTTGATTAGGGCTAAGCTTCTGGAGCTGGGGCAAGCTGTGGTCTACAGTGAGCCTGAAAAGAAAGTCATGTCAAGATCCGGGGATGAGTGTGTTGTTGCGTTGACTGATCAGTGGTACATCACTTATGGAGAAGAAGAGTGGAGGAAGGCTGCAGAGGAATGCTTGGCTGGGATGAATCTTTACTCAGATGAGGCACGTCACGGCTTTGAACACACCTTGAGCTGGTTGAATCAGTGGGCATGCTCACGAAATTTTGGGCTTGGAACTCGTATTCCTTGGGACGAGGATTTTCTGGTGGAATCTCTGTCCGATTCTACTCTTTATATGGCTTATTACACGGTTGCTCATATTCTTCAGGGAGGTGATATGTACGGAGGTAACCGGTCTTCAGTGAAGCCAGAGCAGCTGACTGACGAGGTGTGGGATTTCGTGTTTCTTAGCGGTCCTTATCCTAAATCCTCAGATCTGCCTTCGTCTCTTCTCAATAAGATGAAGCAAGAATTTGAGTATTGGTATCCGTTTGATCTTAGAGTTTCCGGGAAGGATCTCATTCAGAATCATTTGACCTTCTGTATTTATAATCACACTGCAATCATGCCCAAGCATCATTGGCCTCAGGGGTTCAGATGCAACGGTCACATTATGCTGAATGCTGAGAAAATGTCAAAGTCGACCGGGAATTTCAGGACAGTTCGTGAAGCTATTGAAGAGTTTTCAGCTGATGCCACGAGGTTCTCGCTTGCAGATGCAGGTGACGGGATGGATGATGCTAACTTTGTCTTTGAGACGGCAAATGCTGCAATTCTACGTCTGACAAAAGAGATTGCGTGGATGGAGGAAGTCATTGCTGCAGAATCATCTTTGCGAAGTGGCCCACCTGCTGTATATGCCGATCATGTCTTTGCTAATGAAATAAATATAGCAGCGCAGGTGACAGATAAGAACTACAACGAGTGCATGTTTCGGGAAGCTCTGAAGAGTGGCTTCTACGATCTTCAGGCTGCGAGGGACGAGTATCGGCTCTCTTGTGGGGCAGGAGGAATGAACCGTGATTTATTGTGGCGATTTATGGATGTCCAGACACGTCTTATTGCCCCAATTTGCCCGCATTATGCTGAATACGTCTGGAAGGAGCTTCTGAAGAAGGATGGGTATGTGGTAAAAGCCGGGTGGCCTAAGGCCGATTCACCCGATCTCACCCTaaagaaagcaaataaataTTTGCAGGATTCGATTGTTTCCATGAGGAAGCTTTTGCAGAAGCAGGTTTCTGGTTCAAAGAAGGGTAAAGCTAGCACGACGGCTGTTCAGAATAAGCCCACAACCGGCTTGATATTTGTAAACGAGCAGTATGATGGGTGGAAAAAGGAATGCTTGAACATACTCCAGAGGAAATATGATGCTGCAACGGGCACCTTTGCGCCCGACCAAGAGATCCTCGCTGAATTACAAAAAAGCGACGTTGGCCAGGCGGGCAATTTCAAGCAAATACAGAAGCTCTGTATGCCGTTCTTGAGGTTCAAGAAGGATGAAGTCAAGGCTGTTGGTGTTCACGCATTGGATCTGAAGCTTCCCTTTGGCGAGATTGAGGTTCTGCGGGAGAATCTTGAACTGATTCAGCGACAGCTGGGGCTTGAACGCGTGGAAGTCTTGTCTGCCGCGGATGCTGATGCCGTTGCTCGTGCTGGGGGCCATGCGGCTGTTTTGAGTTCCAACCCGCCATCGCCGGGACTCCCTACTTGCATCTTTCTCAACTGA